A stretch of DNA from Brachyhypopomus gauderio isolate BG-103 chromosome 7, BGAUD_0.2, whole genome shotgun sequence:
GGTAAatttgtgcacacacaaaccacctctGCCAGCATCaataccatcaacaccaccaccaaaaacaccatcaccaaaaacaccaccaccaccaccaaaaacaccaccaccaacaccatcaccaaaaacaccaccaccatcaacaccaccaccaaaaacaccaccaccatcaacaccaccaccatcaacaccaccaccaaaaacaccaccaccatcaacaccaccaccaaaaacaccaccaccatcaacaccaccaccaaaaacaccaccaccaccaaaaacaccaccaccatcaacaccaccaaaaacaccaccaccaaaaacaccaccaccaaaaacaccaccaccatcaacaccaccaccaaaaacaccaccaccaccaaaaacaccaccaccaacaccaccaccaaaaacaccaccaccatcaacaccaccaccaaaaacaccaccaccatcaacaccaccaccatcaacaccaccaccgaaaacaccaccaccaaaacaccaccaccatcaacaccaccaccatcaacaccaccaccaaaaacaccaccaccatcaacaccaccaccgaaaacaccaccaccatcaacaccaccaccatcaacaccaccaccatcaacaccaccaccaaaaacaccaccaccaccaacccgTCATCTTCTCTATTTTTAGGCAGAGCTGAAGCGTCACTCGTTTTTTTCCTCTATCCAGTGGGATAAGCTTGAAGCAAAGAAAGTCCCGCCCCCATTTGTTCCCTCACTGGTGAGTCCCATGTCAACTTGTTGCAGATGTGTACAcagcagtgttgccatagttactttgaaacagtaatccgactactgactactgactacttctttaaaaagtagctcagttaagttactgactacttgcttttaaaagtaactaagttagattacttttagttactttcagcagaggctgatcccccgcccctataacaggaaaatgactaccagttctgccaatactcactttattgacatgtattttaaccggaacatcaaaaatgacactggcatttgtaaactttttcttgaaataggctttgttgtttttaaaataaataaataaataagacagtctttctgttcaactccgcccacttacagggttgccaattctcacgcattgagcgtgagacacacgcatttgactgtcttcacacgctcacacgccacactttcgatatctcacgccgaaaaaaaatctagtttatttacctctgatccatatctatgattcaatgagttactagttcgatctggcgccaaccaccggcgatcgatagatcgtgatataatactgaatttagtccattttacaccccgcccggtaacaatttacgttcgccgccaccccccggtttttttcaggtttgacgttgtgtttttgaaagtagacagcactctgtcgccagcacagagtgtacaacgcaccttaatgttgtcatccttaaccgaaataaaatcaaaataatgcctgtatttccagctgctaaaggcgaccctctccttccatctgactttggcgccgcagaaatGACATAACCGcgcaagaaacgtgtagccaaaaaataagaatgaataacctacgttcccccgaaatgcagaaatagtaacgcacgatgttttagataagtaactttaatctgactactagtttttaaatagtagttgcgttagactactcgttactgaaaaaagtagtccgactacagtaacgcgttactaagtaacgcgttaccggcatcactggtaCACAGTATGTACTTACAAAGGTATACAAGATGAATGTCAAGCTATGTTTTCATTTATGTAAAGCCTGTTAGTATTTCTCTCACACCCCTGTATGCTCTACAAGTTTAACCAAAAacttgtaaaaaaaatacagcTTTTAAAATTTTACTCACTATAGTATATTAGTAGTAAACATGTTTTTCAATCTTTTTTTAGTCAGGCCCTGATGACCTGGCAAACATTAACCCTGCGTTCACAAATCTTCCTGTGCCTGACTCGTTGAGTACATACGAGGAAGCTGAGATGACCTTCTCTGACTTCAGCTGCGTGACCAAGAACATACCCTCAGTGTCTGCATAGATCAGCACATGCTGCGTGTGAGAATCCCACCGGCGTCTGTGCAGACTAGCACACACTGAGCCTGAATATCCCTTCAGCATATCCCGTCTGCACATATCAGCACGCCCAGAGTCTGAATATCGCGCCAGAGTCTGCGCAGACCAGCACGTGCTGAATGTTACAACCACAAAGCTCCTGATGCACCGGATTGTCTGAATTAAAAGAACACTACATGACATAAAGTTTGTGGTAGAAAAGGAATGCTTCTGTTAGATGAGGGTGTTTACAAATCCCCAAAATATTCTAACAGCAAAGTTGGTTTGGATGCTGTTTGGACCACTGCCTTTGCACACGACTACTGTTGTCTGTCTCAGTACTGTGATCAGTTAAAACACTTGTTAGTCTGATTGTTAAGGCTTTAAATTGCTGTGTGTGGCTTCACCTTTTTGTTTGTGCGTTTTCAGTAGGAAGGGTAGGCAGAGTTGGACATAAACACAGGAATGTAAGAGTGGTAAGATTGCCatatatgattttttaaaatcaagAATTGAACTAGGATGGTACTCTAAGGcagaaatatttaaaatgttagCTCATCGAAATAGCTTCTCTCAATATGTGTGATTCGTTGTCAAAAGATGTGCTTTTCACTGTGAAATAGTAATTTATAGAGTTGAATGTAGACTGAATGAACGTCCGTACAAAGTAGTTGTACTGTTATGACACAGAACCATGTGATGTTCGTTTGTCGTTGAAAACTTTACGTTACATGTTTAAAGAAAATGTTATTGTCATTAATACATTTTTAAGCCaaaaatgtatgtgtatatgtttatTCATTAACTAGATTTACGCGTATCACGACGACTTTGGCATTGCTGGAAACTACAATAGCCATCGTATCGAGTCCATATGCCCTTTGTACGGTCCATCTATATTTGTATGCTAacggctccatctagtggtcatATATTGGTACAGCTCTTTCCTGCCTTTACAATGCACCGACGGCAGCCGTCAGACCTATGAAACGTAACTGCATTTTCAAAGTTTCTGGCTCTACTTGCATAAATCGTCTATTAGACATTGCGTACTAAATTCAACAATGAGATCACTGAACAACGACGCCCCATTGATTGCTTTCCCAAGGTCTGTTGTTTAATGAGAAGATCTGCGACTGTGTTGCCGAACACGTGATGGTGACAGGAAACCAAAATCAGTGGATTCCCCAAAACCGTTTGAGTGTTTGAGTCTTTCGCTTTGACCTGAATAAAATACGACCTTCTAGTTTAAGGTCAAGCTAGGTAAATACAACAAGCAGGCAGTTTGGGTCAGTATGTCATTGGCATAGCATAATATTCTATATACTCAAGCAATATAAGATATACGTTTAATGAAACACTTAACATGCATAGTACGGTGGATAATCTGGGGCACAAGGTTTGGGGGGCATGTTTATATCAAACCATTCTGACCAGTAacaaaattatttgtgaaaCAAGCACAAAGTTGAGGCTGGATAGGATGTTGTCCTCGGCACTACTGGATACGAGTTCTAGGTCGTGGAGCGCAACAAAAAACTTGTATTTTATCAATGCACCATCTTCACGGTGCGTTATTAGTCTTCCAGCCTATTGATTGTGTTGAAGTTTATCGAGCTCCGAAGTTGGCAAGAGGCACAACACCTCGCGCGTGCGCAGTGCGGCCAAGCCATCCAGCTCAAAATAAGAGTTAAAACAGAAACGAGGTGAGTTGCACATTTTTCTTAAAAATACGTCGCAATATCATGATTAATGGAAGCAACAACGACATCACTGCACAGGGAAAGGTTTGTTTAACAGTTTGCGGCCATCGTAACTATTTACAACGATGTTCAAAACGATAAAGATAAATTGAAGTGACAAGTTTATGTAGAAGAAATTAAAAGCGAGCGTTTCACGATTTGTTCTGGACCAGGCGCGCCGGAgcgcgtgtgtttgtttattggtAAATGGCAACTCCCTTGAACTGTCTTTatgaatgtttttcttctttttaataacaTCACGAAACTGTATATTTCGCATATTGTGGTCCGCCTGCTAACATTACTAGCCCCAGCTAGTCGCAGTTGCTAGCCGGCTGTCCATTTGAATTGGACCACAGTCGGGCTTAACTAGACAGGCTAGCCACCTTAGCCGAGCAGCTAACGACATTCCGTGACAAGGGGAAAGTAAGGAGTTTGTTGGTTGGGGGGAAAACATTAAATTGCAACAGAACAACTTATACACTTGACCCTCATATACTAATTAAAGGCTCTGCCGAATTAATTAGACAAAATAAGTCCAATAATTTACATAGTTTAAACGTGTCGGCGGCCCTTTGCTATCCTCCGCCATTTTGTGTCAGGCGAATGCTAATAATGGGCGCTCGTGCATTACACTTTATTTATGGTTGGAATAAATTCCCTCAACACTTGAAATCTCGTCTCAAACATTTTGAACAAGTTTAGTGCGTCCGTGGGTCGTATACAGGTGCATTGTCACTGTGTACGCAGCTAATTTGAATTGGATTTGATTTAAAATAAACGATGGGTTAAGAACGTTATTACAGCGTTACCGCCAGTATACGACTGTTAACATGCTCAAATGACTAGTTTTCCATTAGAAAACACAACTACATGTAATATTTACACTATTTTACCCCCAGATTTGACTGCGTATCGCTGAACCGCAGATTTTACAAGATTCTTTTAAAACAACGTAAAGCTGAACTTGTTCGTCTAACTTTTATTTTCCGCGCTTTCCCCCATTTTTGCTCTACTAAGTGCAGCGGGTGCAACAGGGAGAGTTTATTCTCGTTTGTATTTATCGACAAATTGCATTTTTAGCAATAATAAATCCATATTTTGTCCATATTTAAGTGCTTGGTGCAATCCGTACCAACAACACAAGTCTCCCCCTGGCGGCGCTGCAGCGAATGACAGGACGCGCAGGTATTTCGTAAGTGTAGTTGCGGCCGTTTCGCTGGCGGAGTCCTTCTATATTCCGAGTGTCAGGCAGCTGTTCTCTCGCAATTACCAACAAGTTCGCTATCTTTTTTATACACTTGATGGTATACCCGTTTACTACAATATGTGCCACTTTGCACAGTGAAGTAAGCCGATTTAATTGTGACTGCAGAATGCTGATCAGACGGAGTTGTGTATAGTCCATGCATATTTAAGTAAAAACATAAATAGACTTGTCAATAAGAACATGCATATCAACTCCCCGTTGGACATTTAATGAGGGTGGCGTGGGTAGTGATGTATGATGTGAAATTTCGCTGTCAAGTGTCTCTTCCAAAACCTCATAGTTTTAACTGCTTTTCTCTGACTTCCTGTTAGATGAACGGGTGTGACGATTTCAATATATTGTCGGAATAAATTAAGCTTCAGAGCAATGAATGAAATGTTTAAACTGAACAATATGTTTCCAGTCTCTCTCAAAGGTCTCTGGTGTAGGCATGTGAGATAGTTACAGGTTTATGAAATCTAGCACATTTATACACATACAATATTAATTATaaattgtagtaaagtacacagTTTTCACAGAAACGGGACGTTTCGTACAGAGGTCCTTACAGCTCTGGTCAGATGTGGTTTGATGTAGCTATTCATATGAACTTAATTGTATGTTTTTGCTGATCACATCATTAAAAGGCAAAGCAAGTTTACAAGGTGTGAAGATTCagactccacctctctctcaggaaaaaatgACGGACACGCCTCCCATTGATGGCCCCGCCCCTGGTGTGGAGTTTGACATGATGACTGCACTTGATTGGAAGGATGGCATCGCTACATTGCCTGGCAGTGACCTCAGGGTACAGCAGCTCAATCACAGACCGTATTAAACTGAAAAACTGGTGGTTAATGACAATCGTGCGGTTTTTTTTGAGTGTTCATTGAGCCTTAATTCACAAAACTGGGTCAGGCGTCTGACTGGAGTAGGTGGTTTGTATTGCATGTCAGTAAAGCTGCACGTAGGTGCACTGAATCCTAGAGAAGCAGATCAAACAGGAAGCACATGGACCTCTGAGAAATCCAGGCCCTCTAGTGTTGTCACATCAGCACTGAGTCTGACAGCAACTGCTTAAATGTCATTATGTGTAAGTAACAAGCAGCAGTGAAGCAACAGTGAACGCCATATGTGTTAAAACATGGACGGGTCTGCTTTGTAAGCTGCATCTATGAATGAGTACATAATGATGACGCATAATCATATACAGGTTGTTATAATGTTTTGCCCACTAAATGTGGATGTAAAGACCTGAGCAGGAGCAGATCGTGGCTGGTCTATGTCTTCATGTGATGTATATCGCAGACCTGCCTCCCCTGAGCTCTGCTGTAATGTGGTTGTAGTTCACTCACTCTGTTGTGGATGACCATAGGCCAGTGGTTCCTAAGTGTATCTCCACCCTTTCTTGACCAGTTTGTAGTTGTGGTTTCTTCCAGCTTCCTCCACACTTGGACCAGATAATCGAGTGTTCAGCAAACAGTATCCCTGGCGAATAACTCTTTGAGTTGTAAGGACAGCTGCGATTGGGTGGGTGTAagtatctgtctctctttcactctcttctTTTTTTAAAGTTTCGGATGACGGAATTTGGCACGCTGGAGATTGTAACGGACCTGGACTCTAAAGTCAAAGAGGAGGGGCCATTGTGCGTAGAGGCTGAAACCACGCCCCCCAACAGCACCTCCTCTCCTGAGCCCACCAACCCTTCCGAACAGGGTCCGCAGACCCAGACGGGCAGAGAGCAGCATGCGAACACCGTGGGTTAGTACTTTAGCATGGCAATCTTAATTAAAAATTAAGATTAAATGtgtcatatttgtcaattgtgattttcacctcaattGAAATTTTTccaggggagcagttggggttaggtgccttgctcaagggcacctcaggcctgggaatcgaacccacaaccctctggtcacaagaccggttccctaaccaccagaccatgactgcctgtagatgtgtgtagttaaaataataaaacaagtcTCCACTCCATTGTTTCAGCACGGTGAAGTGGCACAGCTCCGTTTGCGCCGTGAgtgttctctccagacagaAAAGGTTACGATGACACTGCCTGTTGTTTTTGTGGTGTAGCTGATCCCCCCAGACACCAGGCGCAGGTGGCCATCCCGGGGCTGGAGCTCCGTGTGGCAGGCAGCCCTGGTCCTGTGGAAGGGCCTAGTGTGGACGTGGCTAGCTGCAGCTCCTGTGGACACTCTGGTTCTCAGGAGTCCTTCCTGCAGGGCAAGTTCTGCAGCCCGGTGTGTGTGCAGCCCTGCAGCGGCAGGTAAACCCTCACGTGAACCAGGCCTGTTAGCCTGACTCCGCCCAGACACGCCCACCCCTCCACGTGAACCAGGCCTGTTAGCCTGACTCCGCCCAGACACGCCCACCCCTCCACGTGAACCAGGCCTGTTAGCCTGACTCCGCccagacacacccacccctgCACATGAACCAGACCTGTTAGCCTGACTCCGCCCAGACACGCCCACCCCTCCACATGAACCAGGCCTGTTAGCCTGACTCCGCCCAGACACGCCCACCCCTCCACATGAACCAGGCCTGTTAGCCTGACTCCGCCCAGACACGCCCACCCCTCCACGTGAACCAGGCCTGTTAGCCTGACTCCGCCCAGACACGCCCACCCCTCCACGTGAACCAGGCCTGTTAGCCTGACTCCGCCCAGACACGCCCACCCCTCCACATGAACCAGACCTGTTAGCTTGACTCCGCCCAGACACGCCCACCCCTCCACGTGAACCAGGCCTGTTAGCCTGACTCCGCCCAGACACGCCCACCCCTCCACGTGAACCAGGCCTGTTAGCCTGACTCCGCCCAGACACGCCCACCCCTCCACGTGAACCAGGCCTGTTAGCCTGACTCCGCCCAGACACGCCCACCCCTCCACGTGAACCAGGCCTGTTAGCCTGACTCCGCCCAGACACGCCCACCCCTCCACATGAACCAGACCTGTTAGCTTGACTCCGCCCAGACACGCCCACCCCTCCACGTGAACCAGACCTGTTAGCATGACTCCGCCCAGACACGCCCACCCCTCCACGTGAACCAGGCCTGTTAGCCTGACTCCGCCCAGACACGCCCACCCCTCCACGTGAACCAGACCTGTTAGCTTGACTCCGCCCAGACACGCCCACTCCTCCACGTGAACCAGGCCTGTTAGCCTGACTCCGCCCAGACACGCCCACCCATCCACGTGAACCAGGCCTGTTAGCCTGACTCCGCCCAGACACGCCCACCCCTCCACATGAACCAGACCTGTTAGCCTGACTCCGCCCAGACACGCCCACCCCTCCACGTGAACCAGACCTGTTAGCATGACTCCGCCCAGACACGCCCACCCCTCCACGTGAACCAGGCCTGTTAGCCTGACTCCGCCCAGACACGCCCACCCCTCCACGTGAACCAGGCCTGTTAGCCTGACTCCGCCCAGACACGCCCACCCCTCCACGTGAACCAGACCTGTTAGCTTGACTCCGCCCAGACACGCCCACCCCTCCACGTGAACCAGGCCTGTTAGCCTGACTCCGCCCAGGCATACCCACCCCTCCACGTGAACCAGACCTGTTAGCCTGGCGCTGTGGTCCTACATCActgatactgtgtgtgtgtgtgtgtgtgtgtgtgtgtgtgtgtgtgtgtgtgtgtgtgtgtgtgtgtgtgtgtgtgtgtgtgtgtgtgtgtatgtatgtgtatgtatgtgtaaatggCAGGTCCACTCCAGGTGACCCGGGGGAAGGGGAGCGTTTAGGCAAACGTGTtcggaagaagaagaagatgttCATGGAGTCtgatggggaggaagaggaaaacgtggaggaagaggaggtgacacaattgcacacaaacacacacacatatactctcatactcacagtatacacacacacatatactctcatactcacagtatacacacacacatatactctcaTACTCACAGCATGTTTTGTGTGGTATTAATAAGCTGCTCTTTGCTTTCCAGGAGAGGTTTAAAACTTCAAAAGGCCGAAAAGCAGCTAAACTCGCCAGATTGGGTAAATGTCCAGCACATACACACCTGAGTTATCCAGACTGTCCAGCAcacaaaacccacacacacacacactctggggtTATCCAGAGTGTCCAGCACACGTACACGCCTGGGTTGTCTCGTGATGCTCCTGGATGGATTTTGTATGGCATGATTGaatttaattattaatatacattaataattaattaacaaaaatattaaataacatttaatatCTTTGCATTAAATCACACAAAAAAGTTAGAGAGTTTGGGCTAATGTACTGGACACTGTTGCCGCAGTAACAGTGAGTCCTGTGAAGAAGAAAGCTTGGAGCTGGCCGGTCTACTTGGAGGAGGTGAAGGCCGTCAGTGTGCCCCTGAAACTCTTTAAAGAGGTGAGGCCTACACCGCCATTTATACTGCAGCGCCGTGTGCTTTTAAATTAAGCAAATATGTGCAGCAGTTATGTGGGAATATttgaacttgtgtgtgtgtgtgcatacagcaCCAGTCCTTTCCTCAGAGCAGGAACGGGTTTAAAGTTGGAATGAAGTTAGAAGGCCTGGACCCGTGTCACTCCGCTCTCTTCTGTGTCCTTACAGTGGCAGAGGTAACTCGGGGACTAAGGTCACTGAGTGGGTGGGCCATGCTGTGTAGTGGGAGGAGCTTTCATGACTAAAGGTTTACTGGAGTGCAGTGTAACTGTCGCTGTAAGACCATTTTGGAACTGAAATTTAAGATTATACTAGTGATGATTTTGTGAATGATGAGGTGTGAAATGATGAAACGATTGTGATTGGTTTTTGACTTCTCCCCATCAGGTGCAGGGCTACAGGGTGAGACTACATTTCGATGGCTACCCTGAGTGCTATGACTTCTGGGTAAATGCAGATTCATGGGACATAAAGCCTCCAGGCTGGTGTGAGAAGATGGGCCTCAAACTCCTACTGCCCAAAGGTGCAGCTAGAACCAAGCCCCGCCtagagggagagggggtgtggttgggGGAGGAGTAACTGAGTCAGGGGAGGAGCTTGATGCTCAGAGCTCTGTCTAGGTTTTTCCAGCCCCTTTTTTAAAGAATTGGTAAATTCTGATTGAGAAAAAGAACTTTCCAACAGTGTACAAAAGAATGGATTGAGAAAACAGCTTaagatttatttgtttgtttttcctgtaaCAGTTAGATGGGGTTTTTGTGTGGCATTGCAAACTTACCAGGTTATTACAGTGCTGTAACACATACTTGAATCTGTGATGCCTTTGTGGTACTGAGATTATTCTggatttttaaaaaaaattttattggacatgaagttaagatatgtgtctgtgtgcgtgtgtgtgtttgcctgtaGGCTGTAGAGATGGAGAATTTAACTGGAACACTTATGTTAAGAACTGTAGAGGCCAGCTGGCTCCTAAACATCTTTTTAAAAGTCTTAATACAGTAAGTAATAACATCAGACGTGCCCTTTTCTTAAGTCTTGAAGTGATCAGCGATGATGTTTATAATAGCTATAATAGATAATTGTAGTTGATGTTTATAATAGCTGTAGTAGATGTTTGTAGTCAGTTCTGATGTATATCATTAGTGTAACATGCTTACTGGGTGCTTGTAAAATATCTTGACATGTGTGATCTGGTAGTCGTGCAGTCACTGATGGTTTTAGTGGGTGTTTGTAGTCGGTTCGTATTGGTCTGATGGGCATAATGGCCTCTTGCAGTCCGTCACCCCTTCAGGATTTCGTGCTGGGATGAAACTGGAGGCCGTCGACCGCAAAAACCCGTCACTCATATGTGTAGCAACAGTCACCGCGGTGGTGGACAACCGTCTCCTCATCCACTTTGACAACTGGGACGATACGTATGATTATTGGTATGAAAAAGTGTGCACATgtttataaatacatatatagatATATGGACTGTGTGGTTTTAAGACATTGAGGAGATGGAGCATGTGCATATTTAATTGCACGTTATTTTCCCGATCAGGATACGGGATAATGTTCATATTATTTACTAACTAACATGATCTtgattaatgtttttatttaatcaATGTTCAACCTGAATTAAAGTTAGAATTGCTTCACTGCTATTTCAACAAACTAATGTTAGTTTACAAACTTGTAAATACAGTCTATGGTGGCTAcccataagtgtgtgtgtggtattacacacacacacacacacttaaatgtgtgtgtatttgttaccAGGTGTGATGCCAGCAGCCCATATATTCATCCAGTTGGCTtctgtgaggaggcggagttaaCACTTACCACCCCTGCCGGTGGGAgcggttttgtttttatttcatcATTTTAGAAAATACATGAATACTTTATCAATGATGTTTGGGGTTTGTGTGTCTCAGAGTACAAACAGCCAAAAAGTTTCTCCTGGGAGAAATATCTGGAAGAGACTGGAAGCCAGGCAGCACCTGCTAGAGCTTTTAAACAGGTGAAGATTGACGAGGAGGCGGAGTCAAACACAAAACTgaaacatgcgtgtgtgtgtgtgtgtgggtgtggtgccGAGGGCTAACGCAGCTCTGACCACTGTGCCCCATCCTCAGAGACCCCCCCATGGGTTCCAGATAGGGATGAAGCTTGAGGCGGTGGACAAGCGGAACGCTGTGCTCATCCGTGTGGCCAACATCGCAGGC
This window harbors:
- the l3mbtl1b gene encoding lethal(3)malignant brain tumor-like protein 3 isoform X1 — protein: MTDTPPIDGPAPGVEFDMMTALDWKDGIATLPGSDLRFRMTEFGTLEIVTDLDSKVKEEGPLCVEAETTPPNSTSSPEPTNPSEQGPQTQTGREQHANTVADPPRHQAQVAIPGLELRVAGSPGPVEGPSVDVASCSSCGHSGSQESFLQGKFCSPVCVQPCSGRSTPGDPGEGERLGKRVRKKKKMFMESDGEEEENVEEEEERFKTSKGRKAAKLARLVTVSPVKKKAWSWPVYLEEVKAVSVPLKLFKEHQSFPQSRNGFKVGMKLEGLDPCHSALFCVLTVAEVQGYRVRLHFDGYPECYDFWVNADSWDIKPPGWCEKMGLKLLLPKGCRDGEFNWNTYVKNCRGQLAPKHLFKSLNTSVTPSGFRAGMKLEAVDRKNPSLICVATVTAVVDNRLLIHFDNWDDTYDYWCDASSPYIHPVGFCEEAELTLTTPAEYKQPKSFSWEKYLEETGSQAAPARAFKQRPPHGFQIGMKLEAVDKRNAVLIRVANIAGTEDHRVKIHFDGWSDEYDYWLDADSSDLHPVGWCQKTGHPLQHPNDSIDTPALPGQGCPTPGCNGVGHIKGPRYGTHYTAVSCPYSELNLNKEGLLPDRLSGERPITLSGPPRHRRTESLAQTPAPTPPTTTQEPVADAPDPSPAARVTTAKCLKPQQVKREGNGKDCLQQFLHESVFCGWEPPRIQHCWEKHGKLLPEALGLNAKTVAKWSTEEVACFVRRLPGCREHAAVFRNEQIDGESFLLLTQSDIVKILSIKLGPALKIYNCIVMLKSADEE
- the l3mbtl1b gene encoding lethal(3)malignant brain tumor-like protein 3 isoform X2, whose protein sequence is MTDTPPIDGPAPGVEFDMMTALDWKDGIATLPGSDLRFRMTEFGTLEIVTDLDSKVKEEGPLCVEAETTPPNSTSSPEPTNPSEQGPQTQTGREQHANTVADPPRHQAQVAIPGLELRVAGSPGPVEGPSVDVASCSSCGHSGSQESFLQGKFCSPVCVQPCSGRSTPGDPGEGERLGKRVRKKKKMFMESDGEEEENVEEEEERFKTSKGRKAAKLARLVTVSPVKKKAWSWPVYLEEVKAVSVPLKLFKEHQSFPQSRNGFKVGMKLEGLDPCHSALFCVLTVAEVQGYRVRLHFDGYPECYDFWVNADSWDIKPPGWCEKMGLKLLLPKGCRDGEFNWNTYVKNCRGQLAPKHLFKSLNTSVTPSGFRAGMKLEAVDRKNPSLICVATVTAVVDNRLLIHFDNWDDTYDYWCDASSPYIHPVGFCEEAELTLTTPAEYKQPKSFSWEKYLEETGSQAAPARAFKQRPPHGFQIGMKLEAVDKRNAVLIRVANIAGTEDHRVKIHFDGWSDEYDYWLDADSSDLHPVGWCQKTGHPLQHPNDSIDTPALPGQGCPTPGCNGVGHIKGPRYGTHYTAVSCPYSELNLNKEGLLPDRLSGERPITLSGPPRHRRTESLAQTPAPTPPTTTQEPVADAPDPSPAARVTTAKCLKPQQVKREGNGKDCLQQFLHESVFCGWEPPRIQHCWEKHGKLLPEALGLNAKTVAKWSTEEVACFVRRLPGCREHAAVFRNEIDGESFLLLTQSDIVKILSIKLGPALKIYNCIVMLKSADEE